One window from the genome of Eucalyptus grandis isolate ANBG69807.140 chromosome 7, ASM1654582v1, whole genome shotgun sequence encodes:
- the LOC120296226 gene encoding LOW QUALITY PROTEIN: mechanosensitive ion channel protein 5-like (The sequence of the model RefSeq protein was modified relative to this genomic sequence to represent the inferred CDS: inserted 2 bases in 2 codons) has protein sequence MELLRRSGHIPRSGMLGRAGDEDEDDIFLEEDLPEEFKKTQVGAMALLQLVSLVLIVGALVYTLAIPALKHKDLWKLKLWKWEVMVLVLICGRLVSGWMIRLVVFFIERNFLLRKRVLYFVYGLRKAVQNCLWLGLVLIAWHALFDKKVERETNSDRLRYVTKVLVCFLVGTLLWLIKTLIIKVLAWSFHVSTYFERIQKSLFNQYVIETLSGXPVIEIWRRQEEEEEIACDLQTLQKAGVTVPPDLRAAAFPTESGMVVGSGGGLQRSPREKNTKLSPGLSGNSXGGGITMEHLQKMNPKNVSAWNMKRLINVVRHGFHSTLDEQIQDSSQEDESATMIRSENEAKAAARKIFRNVAKPNSKFIYLEDLKRFMKDHEALNTMSLFEGVDECKNIISKSCLENWLVNAFRGRRALALTLNDTRTAVDKLHHVVNVIVGIIILIIWLLILGIATSKFLFFLYSLLVLVAFIFRNTSKTIFEAIVFLFVMRPYDVGDRCEIDGVQMVVEEINILTTVFLRYDNQKIIYPNSTLATKAVGIQYCLHNQD, from the exons ATGGAATTACTGCGAAGATCGGGTCACATTCCGCGGTCTGGAATGTTGGGGAGGGCAGGGGATGAGGACGAGGACGACATCTTCTTGGAAGAAGACCTGCCAGAGGAGTTCAAGAAAACCCAGGTCGGTGCCATGGCTCTGTTACAGTTGGTGAGTTTGGTCTTGATCGTTGGTGCTTTAGTTTATACTCTTGCGATTCCTGCATTGAAGCATAAGGATTTGTGGAAGCTCAAACTGTGGAAGTGGGAGGTCATGGTCCTGGTCTTGATTTGTGGGAGGTTGGTCTCTGGGTGGATGATTCGATTAGTTGTGTTCTTCATCGAGAGGAACTTTCTGCTGCGAAAACGGGTTCTTTATTTCGTCTACGGCCTTCGAAAGGCAGTGCAGAACTGCCTGTGGTTGGGATTGGTCTTGATTGCTTGGCATGCTCTATTCGACAAGAAGGTCGAGAGGGAGACGAACAGTGACAGGTTGAGGTACGTCACCAAGGTGCTGGTGTGCTTTTTGGTGGGGACTCTACTGTGGTTGATCAAGACACTGATCATCAAGGTGCTGGCATGGTCGTTCCATGTGAGCACCTACTTTGAACGGATCCAGAAGTCTCTGTTCAATCAGTACGTGATCGAGACGTTGTCAG CCCCTGTGATTGAAATTTGGAGGAGacaggaagaggaggaggagattgcATGTGATCTCCAGACTTTACAGAAAGCAGGCGTGACTGTGCCGCCAGATCTAAGGGCGGCAGCTTTTCCAACTGAAAGTGGGATGGTAGTTGGGAGCGGAGGAGGGCTTCAGAGAAGTCCCCGAGAGAAGAACACCAAGCTCTCTCCAGGGCTGTCGGGAAACA GAGGGGGAGGGATCACAATGGAGCACTTGCAAAAGATGAATCCCAAAAATGTGTCTGCCTGGAATATGAAAAGATTGATTAATGTCGTGCGGCATGGATTTCACTCGACGTTGGATGAGCAGATACAGGATTCTTCTCAAGAGGATGAGTCGGCAACAATGATCAGGAGTGAAAACGAAGCCAAAGCTGCAGCTAGGAAGATCTTTCGAAATGTGGCTAAGCCTAATTCAAA GTTTATCTACTTGGAAGATCTGAAGCGGTTCATGAAGGACCATGAAGCCTTGAATACGATGAGTCTCTTCGAAGGAGTTGATGAATGCAAGAATATAATCAGCAAGTCGTGCCTGGAGAACTGGCTG GTCAATGCTTTCAGGGGGAGGAGAGCACTTGCCTTGACCTTAAATGACACCAGGACTGCAGTCGACAAGCTGCATCACGTGGTCAACGTCATAGTCGGTATCATCATATTGATCATCTGGCTTCTCATCCTGGGAATAGCAACAAGCAAGTTCCTGTTCTTTCTCTATTCGCTGCTCGTCCTTGTCGCATTTATTTTCAGGAACACCAGCAAGACCATATTTGAGGCCATCGTCTTCTTGTTCGTGATGCGTCCGTATGATGTGGGCGACAGGTGCGAGATCGATGGAGTCCAG ATGGTTGTGGAAGAGATAAACATCCTGACGACCGTGTTTCTGAGGTATGACAATCAAAAGATTATATATCCAAACAGCACTCTTGCAACGAAGGCCGTCGGCATCCAATACTGCCTTCACAATCAAGATTAG